From a region of the Mycobacteroides saopaulense genome:
- a CDS encoding GlsB/YeaQ/YmgE family stress response membrane protein, producing MVLNIIWMIILGLIVGWIARLIVPGKENFGWIVTALLGIVGGYVGGTLGSLVFAPHKFTITPPINHAFLGALVGAVILLVVYKFIAGKTKS from the coding sequence ATGGTGTTGAACATCATTTGGATGATCATTCTTGGCCTGATCGTCGGCTGGATCGCCCGGTTGATCGTGCCCGGCAAGGAAAACTTCGGCTGGATTGTGACAGCGTTGCTGGGCATCGTCGGCGGCTACGTCGGCGGGACGTTGGGAAGCCTGGTCTTCGCGCCGCACAAGTTCACGATCACGCCGCCGATCAATCACGCATTCCTCGGTGCCCTGGTGGGCGCAGTGATTCTGCTGGTCGTCTACAAGTTCATCGCGGGGAAAACAAAAAGCTAA
- a CDS encoding APA family fibronectin-binding glycoprotein has protein sequence MQQPRATSAAKRAQRARVIAAAVAVTSLSGAGAITLAAAPADQAPASIRTADIHLVTTDAPPPPATPAPGQPAPNPETPTTVTTPPAVPPPGTAAPTTPPAPGAPGAPADGGRVNNDQGGFSYVVPQSWTPSDARRLTYGSALLTNPAAPNGSILLGRLDLKLFAGAEPDNQKAARRLASDMGEFFMPYPGNRINQEDQSFEVAGMPAASSYYEVKFDDAAKEPGQIWAAAVGKGKDRWFIVWLGTAASPVDKGVAKALTESIRPWTPPTPATPPAGQPADPNQPPPPPADPNQPPPPPADPNQPPPPAAPAAPGAPAPEAVPPGQPAPPAPPAAPPAPGVPV, from the coding sequence GGGCAGGGGCGATCACCCTGGCCGCGGCACCGGCCGATCAGGCGCCGGCATCGATTCGCACGGCGGACATCCACCTGGTGACCACCGATGCACCCCCGCCGCCTGCGACGCCCGCCCCGGGCCAACCGGCACCCAATCCGGAGACGCCCACGACGGTGACTACACCTCCTGCCGTTCCGCCGCCCGGCACCGCCGCACCCACCACTCCGCCCGCACCCGGCGCGCCCGGCGCTCCGGCGGATGGCGGCCGCGTCAACAACGACCAGGGTGGCTTCAGTTACGTTGTGCCCCAAAGCTGGACGCCTTCGGACGCCCGTAGGTTGACCTATGGCTCCGCGCTGCTGACCAATCCGGCCGCACCGAACGGAAGCATCCTGCTGGGCCGTCTGGACCTCAAGCTCTTCGCCGGTGCCGAGCCCGACAATCAGAAGGCCGCACGCCGCCTGGCCTCGGATATGGGTGAGTTCTTCATGCCCTACCCGGGTAACCGCATCAACCAGGAAGACCAGAGCTTCGAGGTGGCCGGGATGCCCGCGGCTTCTTCGTATTACGAGGTCAAGTTCGATGACGCCGCCAAGGAGCCCGGTCAGATCTGGGCGGCGGCCGTGGGTAAGGGCAAGGACCGCTGGTTCATCGTCTGGCTCGGTACCGCGGCCTCACCGGTGGACAAGGGCGTGGCCAAGGCCTTGACCGAGTCGATCCGTCCGTGGACGCCGCCGACTCCGGCCACACCTCCGGCGGGACAGCCCGCCGACCCCAACCAGCCGCCACCCCCGCCCGCGGATCCCAACCAGCCGCCACCCCCGCCGGCCGATCCCAACCAGCCGCCACCGCCTGCCGCCCCCGCGGCACCTGGTGCACCGGCGCCCGAAGCAGTTCCGCCGGGACAGCCCGCGCCCCCGGCGCCTCCTGCCGCGCCTCCGGCACCGGGCGTGCCCGTCTAG